In one Hemitrygon akajei chromosome 3, sHemAka1.3, whole genome shotgun sequence genomic region, the following are encoded:
- the LOC140724853 gene encoding homeobox protein six1 isoform X1 → MSVLPSFGFTQEQVACVCEVLQQGGNLERLGRFLWSLPACDHLHKNESVLKAKAVVAFHRGNFRELYKILESHQFSPHNHSKLQQLWLKAHYIEAEKLRGRPLGAVGKYRVRRKFPLPRTIWDGEETSYCFKEKSRGVLREWYAHNPYPSPREKRELAEATGLTTTQVSNWFKNRRQRDRAAEAKERENNENTNSSGNKQNQLSPINRSKNLMSSSDEELSPPQSPDHCTGSPVLLLPGSLNQSVDSSFSLHGLSSSPGGHAGSIHPHGLQDTLLGTLTSSLVDLGS, encoded by the exons ATGTCAGTGCTGCCTTCTTTCGGTTTTACTCAAGAGCAAGTGGCTTGTGTCTGCGAAGTTCTCCAACAAGGGGGTAACCTGGAGAGGCTGGGTAGGTTTCTCTGGTCCCTTCCAGCCTGCGACCACCTCCACAAGAACGAGAGCGTTCTTAAAGCGAAGGCGGTGGTGGCTTTCCATCGGGGTAACTTCCGAGAGCTCTATAAGATTTTAGAAAGTCACCAGTTCTCGCCGCACAATCACTCCAAGCTGCAGCAGCTCTGGTTAAAGGCCCACTACATCGAAGCCGAGAAGCTCAGGGGGAGGCCCCTCGGTGCCGTGGGCAAGTATCGGGTCCGAAGGAAATTCCCCCTGCCCCGGACGATATGGGACGGGGAAGAGACAAGTTACTGTTTCAAGGAGAAGTCGCGGGGTGTCCTGAGAGAGTGGTACGCTCATAACCCTTACCCATCACCGAGAGAGAAACGGGAGCTGGCTGAAGCCACGGGGCTCACCACCACGCAGGTTAGCAACTGGTTTAAAAACAGAAGACAGAGAGACCGAGCAGCGGAAGCCAAGGAGAG GGAGAACAACGAAAACACGAATTCTTCTGGCAATAAACAGAACCAGTTGTCCCCTATCAATCGTAGTAAGAACCTGATGTCTAGTTCGGACGAGGAGTTGTCACCGCCGCAAAGTCCCGACCATTGCACGGGCAGTCCCGTGTTACTGCTGCCCGGGAGTCTGAACCAATCTGTGGattccagcttctctcttcacggCCTCAGTTCTTCGCCAGGAGGCCACGCCGGCTCAATCCATCCGCATGGACTTCAGGACACTCTTCTGGGCACTCTAACATCCAGTCTGGTCGACCTGGGATCGTAA
- the LOC140724853 gene encoding homeobox protein six1 isoform X2: protein MSVLPSFGFTQEQVACVCEVLQQGGNLERLGRFLWSLPACDHLHKNESVLKAKAVVAFHRGNFRELYKILESHQFSPHNHSKLQQLWLKAHYIEAEKLRGRPLGAVGKYRVRRKFPLPRTIWDGEETSYCFKEKSRGVLREWYAHNPYPSPREKRELAEATGLTTTQGEQRKHEFFWQ, encoded by the exons ATGTCAGTGCTGCCTTCTTTCGGTTTTACTCAAGAGCAAGTGGCTTGTGTCTGCGAAGTTCTCCAACAAGGGGGTAACCTGGAGAGGCTGGGTAGGTTTCTCTGGTCCCTTCCAGCCTGCGACCACCTCCACAAGAACGAGAGCGTTCTTAAAGCGAAGGCGGTGGTGGCTTTCCATCGGGGTAACTTCCGAGAGCTCTATAAGATTTTAGAAAGTCACCAGTTCTCGCCGCACAATCACTCCAAGCTGCAGCAGCTCTGGTTAAAGGCCCACTACATCGAAGCCGAGAAGCTCAGGGGGAGGCCCCTCGGTGCCGTGGGCAAGTATCGGGTCCGAAGGAAATTCCCCCTGCCCCGGACGATATGGGACGGGGAAGAGACAAGTTACTGTTTCAAGGAGAAGTCGCGGGGTGTCCTGAGAGAGTGGTACGCTCATAACCCTTACCCATCACCGAGAGAGAAACGGGAGCTGGCTGAAGCCACGGGGCTCACCACCACGCAG GGAGAACAACGAAAACACGAATTCTTCTGGCAATAA